In Portunus trituberculatus isolate SZX2019 chromosome 28, ASM1759143v1, whole genome shotgun sequence, one genomic interval encodes:
- the LOC123510366 gene encoding myoferlin-like isoform X2 yields MALEIQVVSASSLQNLETLGKSDPYVSITFQGDKKKTETKSNTLDPIWEETLKWELSSKAPRPDECIDILVKDYERVGRNRLIGKATIALRNLVHAAPGTPLDYELSLLDATDCPTVGTLKLIVSYTPPAGAKKGGVARGGKSVAAMAAKTAAATSTLSDGISPMPDVGMEGTAEGMPAMLQQRNRDRLSNVKTSFQVRVRVVEGRQLLGANMNPVCRVTLDGQTRQTRVHKGTTSPWFDEIFFFQAEEIPSTFLEKFLEFKVCNSSGIRSSTTIGAFKCEVGMAYDQQDHTILNRWLVLADPDEATPTVQGYLKVSVAVLGPGDMCPDMTANQSDQDDVEANLLWSAGVHLQPATFVLSVYCAQNLPQMDAGTMQTLKQVLGVGTPSKELVDPYLVASYAGKEVQTKILYTNENPEFRQNLYMGFLFPSMCNVIKIVVKDWDRVGEDDIIGTATIPVSAISAPGEDGYLPTFGPAWVNIYGTRREWELLEGDASKKMNKGQDEGCAYRGRVLLALHTQVGSYPAAPTTAIDNTDYNKVRRFRGTRKFVVQCHLSGAWLLESAENPVELEVSLGNFGNKLENKMIPSPSSTHPANPVFDGCKYYFLPWSGVEPFVTVHCDFEDVTHRLHSVNHIISIINLVKKDLDNLRSLLRGNGHKKIEDTVSGAISRLKEACSLELPEVNAVRHSETSLDIHLRGRRRRELDDMKKAMNMLDISDPQHVIEELESVLGRLENLSVESQTSIPDVFLWLMSGTRRLAYVRIPAHSVLFAHEPTAQGMLCGKFNTYALTNPDDESRWGLGGVVRASVWLGREEDLRTWWDCRPDLQLTVYAETYENQVVPVPGSGKWSDSGLLMTRPKFSDADGLLNLPREDFSAPEGWGFQGDWFVDPDPSVMFAADAGRQLFTEEVFEQQLRLPGGTWVPAPNSWTDARNDPATSKDEISLPEGWAWRDVWSYDLQRAVDGEGWEFTVESGGLVGWSPQEKIYHTKRRRRWIRERHLVQKVEKKETMPVDGWEYAPLFRLQFHAIERKIDMVRRRRWRRRLVPAQTGLPPTPRLSIMTGKGDEKFSQLTCPRMYLLSAERHKYQLRAHIYQARDLIPGDKTGLADPYAVVSFCNGTQQTEKQMKTLCPTWDQTLIFDDVPLSGRVDDAASQAPKVVVEVFDWDARGAPEYLGRVFCQPAVVVPSSGYQPLPLQWYQLSLGNDKQGELLASFELLLKDGEEELPILPPTRHGGDLFMVPFGVRPLLQRTRIEILCWGMRNMATYELQSVTRPSIEFECGGERIISPTMKNLRINPNFEKPHLVFDVELPKETLYMPPLTLRVVDHRAFGSKPVVATAVVTDLQRYTVEPKAARDSLAQTSLSGLDSKPPMDKESHHRPTPSHAQASREPGTVDVDIDWWAKYYASSGQLERAGSYLNKGYEKLEVLKGTLEEEGKFTGFKDMIDTVTLYRGRGDKAQLAGEFKGTFRVYPLSSDEPEEPPLVLAGYPTSDLQEVVARVYVVMGQDLAPKDAGCSSDPYVVVKLGKNTKSSKDDYRPNTLNPIFGHVFEVAGTLPLHKDLTVQVWDHDMISSDDLIGETVIDLENRYLTRHRATIGLPRQYHVSGSNMWRDVELPSEILAKVAREKNLEGPLWHQQPFSLTLGGITYALSEFEHPDVVLPSTVGNLRERLALHVLHKAVSLVPEHVENRALMHPSHPGIPQGQLKLWVDLFPSSVSGQTLPPPVDITPRKPHKYLLRVVVFNVFEAPLQETAAIGGEKMSDVYVKGWLQGTNNVQKTDTHYRCMDGEANFNWRFVFPLEMLEAEQVMLVEYKEHPWSLNSTQQRRPPQLTLQLWDNDLILRDDYLSEMTIDLCHLPKPAKSLRGVSPAQVPQMMGNGTSNSVAVTFLDDHSTSVNLFEAKRVYGYFPFTRVEEGVVEIAGKIEMELEVVTEEDSKARPAGLGRDEPNMNPKLPEPNRPATSFLWLSSPWKSFRHIIWKNYKWYCITLVILVILFLFLFLFLYSFPGATVEYILGTY; encoded by the exons GCGacaagaagaagacagaaaccAAATCAAACACGCTAGACCCAATATGGGAGGAGACCTTGAAGTGGGAACTGTCTTCGAAGGCACCGCGACCTGACGAGTGCATTGACATCCTCGTGAAGGACTATGAGAGAGTCGGCAGAAACAG GCTGATTGGTAAAGCGACGATCGCGCTGCGCAACTTGGTTCATGCCGCCCCAGGAACGCCGCTTGATTATGAGCTGAGTCTCCTTGATGCTACAGACTGCCCCACTGTAGGCACCCTCAAGCTGATCGTCTCGTACACACCGCCAGCTG GAGCGAAGAAAGGCGGCGTggcgaggggagggaagagtgtgGCCGCGATGGCAGCCAAAACAGCCGCGGCCACTTCCACTCTCTCAGACG GTATCTCCCCAATGCCAGACGTGGGCATGGAGGGCACAGCGGAGGGGATGCCGGCCATGCTCCAGCAGAGGAACAGAGACAGACTATCCAATGTGAAGACAAGCTTTCAG GTCCGGGTGAGGGTGGTTGAGGGGCGTCAGCTACTGGGCGCTAATATGAACCCCGTGTGTCGAGTGACGCTCGATGGACAGACCCGCCAGACTCGAGTCCACAAGGGTACCACCTCTCCCTGGTTCGACGAGATCTTTTTCTTCCAGGCCGAGGAGATCCCGTCCACTTTCCTCGAGAAGTTCTTAGAGTTCAAA GTGTGTAATTCTTCGGGGATCCGCTCCAGCACAACAATCGGAGCCTTCAAG TGTGAGGTGGGCATGGCTTATGACCAGCAAGACCACACCATCCTCAACCGCTGGCTAGTGCTGGCTGACCCCGACGAGGCCACACCCACTGTCCAGG GGTACCTCAAGGTGAGTGTGGCGGTGCTGGGTCCTGGTGACATGTGTCCAGACATGACTGCAAATCAGAGTGACCAGGATGATGTGGAGGCCAACTTGCTTTGGTCAGCCGGAGTGCACCTGCAGCCCGCCACCTTCGTGCTCTCCGTCTATTGTGCACAGAACCTGCCGCAGA TGGACGCAGGCACTATGCAGACACTGAAGCAAGTGCTTGGGGTCGGCACACCTTCCAAGGAACTCGTGGACCCTTATCTCGTGGCCTCTTATGCCGGGAAGGAAGTACAGACCAAGATCCTTTACACCAACGAAAACCCAGAGTTCCGCCAAAACCTCTACATgggtttcctctttccttccatgtgTAATGTGATCAAGATTGTCGTCAAGGATTG GGATCGTGTAGGAGAAGACGACATTATTGGGACAGCCACCATCCCCGTATCTGCTATATCAGCGCCGGGAGAGGACG GTTACCTTCCCACCTTCGGGCCAGCCTGGGTGAATATATACGGGACTCGCCGCGAGTGGGAGCTTTTAGAGGGCGACGCATccaaaaagatgaacaaaggaCAAGATGAAGGGTGTGCTTACAGGGGCCGCGTGCTGCTGGCCCTCCACACCCAGGTGGGATCGTACCCTGCTGCCCCCACCACTGCCATTGACAACACCGACTACAACAAAGTGCGG AGATTCCGTGGCACCCGCAAGTTCGTCGTCCAGTGCCACCTGAGCGGCGCTTGGCTGCTGGAGTCCGCCGAGAATCCTGTAGAGTTGGAAGTGTCCTTAGGGAATTTTGGCAACAAGTTGGAGAATAAGATGATTCCTTCGCCTTCCTCCACGCACCCCGCCAACCCAGTCTTCGATGGATGCAA GTACTACTTCCTGCCGTGGTCTGGGGTGGAACCGTTTGTCACCGTCCACTGTGACTTTGAGGACGTGACACATCGCCTACACAGCGTCAACCACATCATTTCCATCATCAAT CTGGTGAAGAAGGACCTGGATAACCTTCGCTCCTTGTTGAGAGGTAATGGACACAAGAAGATAGAGGATACAGTCTCAGGGGCGATCTCAAGGCTGAAGGAGGCTTGCAG CCTGGAACTGCCTGAGGTGAATGCTGTGAGGCACTCTGAGACCTCCCTCGACATTCACCTGAGAGGAAGGAGACGCAGAGAGCTGGACGATATGAAGAAAGCCATGAACATGCTGGATATTTCTGACCCTCAGCATGTGATTGAGGAGCTGGAGTCTGTCCTTGGCCGCCTGGAAAACCTATCTGTGGAG TCCCAGACCAGCATTCCAGACGTGTTCCTGTGGCTGATGAGTGGAACACGGCGCCTGGCATATGTGCGCATCCCAGCCCACTCAGTCCTGTTCGCCCATGAGCCCACTGCCCAGGGAATGCTGTGCGGCAAATTCAACACCTATGCCCTCACCAATCCAG ATGATGAATCAAGATGGGGCCTTGGAGGTGTGGTGCGGGCCTCTGTGTGGCTGGGCCGAGAGGAGGACCTGCGCACATGGTGGGACTGCAGGCCAGATCTCCAGCTCACAGTCTATGCTGAGACCTATGAGAACCag GTAGTGCCTGTGCCTGGGAGTGGGAAGTGGAGTGACAGTGGCCTGCTTATGACACGGCCAAAGTTCTCGGATGCTGACGGTCTGCTGAACCTTCCTCGAGAGGACTTCTCTGCTCCGGAAGGTTGGGGCTTCCAGGGAGACTGGTTTGTTGACCCTGATCCCAGCGTGATGTTTGCTGCTGATGCTGGCCGACAACTTTTCACAGAGGAAGTGTTTGAGCAGCAGTTGCGTCTCCCTGGTGGCACTTGGGTACCAGCTCCTAACTCTTGGACAGATGCACGCAATGATCCAGCAACCAGTAAAGATGAGATCAGTCTGCCTGAGGGCTGGGCATGGCGAGATGTGTGGTCG TATGACCTGCAACGTGCGGTGGATGGAGAGGGCTGGGAGTTCACAGTGGAGTCCGGAGGTTTGGTAGGGTGGTCACCACAGGAGAAGATTTATCACACAAAGAGGAGACGACGGTGGATCAGGGAGAGACACTTGGTGCAGAAGGTGGAGAAG AAGGAGACAATGCCAGTGGATGGGTGGGAGTACGCCCCTCTGTTCCGCCTCCAGTTCCATGCCATTGAACGGAAGATAGACATGGTGCGGCGTCGGAGGTGGAGGAGACGTCTTGTGCCTGCACAGACCGGCCTTCCCCCAACTCCCAGGCTCTCCATTATGACTGGGAAAG GTGATGAGAAGTTCTCCCAGCTCACCTGTCCCCGCATGTACCTGCTGAGTGCAGAGCGTCACAAGTACCAGCTGCGGGCACACATCTACCAGGCTCGAGACCTTATTCCAGGAGACAAGACTGGCCTTGCTG ATCCCTATGCTGTGGTGAGCTTCTGTAATGGCACACAGCAGACTGAGAAGCAGATGAAGACCCTCTGCCCAACTTGGGACCAGACTCTCATTTTTGATGACGTTCCTCTATCTGGCCGGGTGGATGATGCCGCCAGCCAGGCCcccaaggtggtggtggaggtgttcgACTGGGATGCTCGG GGTGCCCCAGAGTACTTGGGGCGAGTGTTCTGCCAGCCAGCTGTGGTGGTGCCCTCCAGTGGGTACCAGCCTCTGCCTCTCCAGTGGTATCAGCTCTCACTGGGGAATGATAAGCAAG GTGAGCTGCTTGCATCCTTTGAGCTTCTGctgaaggatggagaggaagagcttCCCATCCTGCCTCCCACCCGCCATGGAGGAGACCTCTTCATGGTGCCCTTCGGAGTGCGGCCTCTGCTGCAGCGCACACGAATAGAG ATTCTGTGCTGGGGAATGAGGAATATGGCCACCTATGAGCTGCAGTCTGTCACACGGCCGTCCATTGAGtttgagtgtggtggtgagcgCATCATCTCCCCCACCATGAAGAACTTGCGCATCAACCCCAACTTTGAAAAGCCACACCTTGTTTTTGATGTG GAGCTGCCAAAGGAGACACTGTACATGCCACCCCTCACACTGCGGGTAGTGGACCACAGGGCCTTTGGTAGTAAGCCTGTGGTGGCAACGGCAGTGGTGACTGACCTGCAGCGCTACACTGTGGAGCCCAAGGCAGCCAG AGACAGTTTGGCTCAGACCTCTCTCAGTGGTCTGGACAGCAAGCCACCAATGGACAAG GAGTCTCACCACCGACCTACCCCCAGTCACGCCCAGGCCTCACGGGAG CCTGGCACAGTGGATGTTGACATAGACTGGTGGGCTAAGTACTACGCCTCAAGTGGCCAGTTAGAGAGAGCTGGGTCATATTTGAATAAAGG GTATGAGAAGCTGGAGGTGCTGAAGGgaacactggaggaggaggggaagttcACTGGCTTCAAGGACATGATAGACACAGTAACTTTGTACCGAGGCCGAGGTGACAAGGCACAGCTGGCAGGAGAGTTCAAG GGAACATTCCGCGTGTACCCGCTGTCCTCTGATGAGCCTGAGGAGCCGCCCTTGGTCTTGGCTGGTTACCCAACCTCAGACCTGCAGGAGGTGGTGGCTAGGGTGTACGTGGTAATGGGACAGGACCTTGCCCCAAAGGATGCCGGCTGCTCCTCAGATCCTTATGTGGTGGTCAAGCTGGGCAAGAACACCAAGTCCTCAAAGGATGACTACCGGCCAAACACGCTCAACCCAATATTTGGCCA TGTGTTTGAGGTGGCCGGAACACTTCCACTCCACAAGGACCTCACAGTGCAGGTGTGGGACCATGACATGATCTCCTCTGATGACCTGATTGGCGAGACAGTCATTGACCTGGAGAACCGCTACCTGACGCGCCACCGTGCTACCATCGGTTTGCCTCGGCAGTACCATGT GAGTGGAAGCAACATGTGGCGAGACGTGGAGCTTCCCTCAGAGATTCTAGCAAAGGTGGCTAGGGAGAAGAACCTTGAAGGGCCCCTGTGGCACCAGCAGCCCTTCAGTCTCACCCTTGGGGGCATCACCTATGCCCTCTCAGAGTTTG AACACCCGGATGTTGTCTTGCCATCCACTGTAGGGAACTTGAGGGAGCGTTTGGCCCTTCACGTGCTGCACAAGGCCGTGTCCCTCGTCCCTGAGCATGTGGAGAACAGGGCCCTCATGCACCCATCCCATCCAGGAATCCCACAGGGGCAGCTTAAGCTCTGGGTggatctcttcccctcctctgtgTCAGGCCAGACCTTACCTCCCCCTGTTGATATTACCCCCAGAAAACCCCACAA aTATTTGCTGCGAGTAGTGGTGTTCAATGTGTTTGAGGCGCCCCTGCAGGAGACAGCTGCTATTGGTGGGGAAAAGATGAGTGATGTGTATGTGAAGGGCTGGCTACAGGGCACCAACAATGTCCAGAAGACTGACACACACTACAG GTGCATGGATGGGGAAGCAAACTTCAACTGGCGTTTTGTCTTCCCACTGGAGATGCTGGAGGCTGAGCAGGTCATGCTGGTGGAGTACAAGGAACACCCTTGGAGTCTGAACTCAACCCAGCAGCGCCGACCTCCACAGCTCACCCTTCAGCTGTGGGACAATGACCTCATCCTTAGAGACGACTACTTAA GTGAGATGACCATAGACCTGTGCCACCTACCCAAGCCAGCCAAGAGTCTGAGAGGTGTCAGCCCAGCACAGGTGCCACAGATGATGGGTAATGGCACCTCCAACAGTGTAGCCGTCACCTTCTTGGATGACCACTCAACCTCTGTCAATCTGTTTGAGGCCAAGAGGGTGTATGGGTACTTCCCCTTTACCCGTGTGGAGGAAGGAGTCGTCGAGATTGCT GGCAAGATAGAGATGGAGCTGGAGGTGGTGACAGAGGAGGACAGCAAAGCAAGGCCAGCTGGATTAGGCAGAGATGAGCCAAACATGAATCCTAAGCTGCCTGAGCCAAA CCGCCCTGCCACCTCCTTCCTGTGGCTATCCTCCCCCTGGAAATCCTTCAGACACATCATCTGGAAGAACTACAAGTGGTATTGCATCACTCTCGTCATCCTCGTcatcctgttcctgttcctcttcctcttcctctactccttCCCA